From the Lysinibacillus fusiformis genome, the window AAAAATTCCTATATCATTTAAATTTATTTTCGGAAAATTGTTTATAACATCGCTATGTCTCCAAGCATTATTTAAATGAACTAAAACATAAAGCCAGGAGGAAGCATAACAATATGATTTTTTTCCACTAATTATATCTAAGGCATCTTCAATTGCTCTTTTTCTGTGAAACTCTGTTTTCTGGACATATTTGTATACATCTAAAAACACTTCAAAATTGTAAGTCTCCTTAGTAAATACTTTTTCTTGTTTTTTTAATTTAAATTTAATTCTCCTGAAATCATTTTCACTATTCTTTTCACAATACAGTGGATAAAATTCTTTTAAAAAAACAAATATATTTCTTTGAATATAATTAGGAATTGTATCATTGAAAATTGCCAAATTAATTTCTTTAACGGTAAATTGATATAACTCTCTAGATACAGTTAATTCACTCAAAATTTGAGTACATTTTACATAACCAGAAATATATGACTCAATAGTATTATTATTCGCTTTTGTTAATAATAACTTATCCGCACAATATTTCATCCATTCTTCATTTGTTAACTTGCTATTTTCCGAAAAGATTATTTTTAACTTATGTAATATTATTTCAAACGCACTTATAGCGTCTTTATAGTCGATAGTTGATAAAATATTTTCTAAATCCTTGTTATTTTTCAAAGCCAATACATCTTTTTTTAAATAAACTTTAGTATAATTCGTTGTACTATTTAAGGCTGATTTTATTAAGGGGGTAGCGTTAATTGCACTTAGATCATACAAAGTAAAAGTTGTAAGATTTAATACTTCAAAAGTTTCTTTGGGTGATAAATAATTTTCCCTATAGTACTCTTGCTTTTTCTTTAGGGCAAATATATCTTTTTTAAAATAGTAATATCGCCCTTTATGTTGAAAAGCCTCTATTCCTTGTTCTCTACAGAAGTGACGAAACGTACTTGAAGCTTTAAAATTTAAAAGCCTTCTTGCTTCCCCTGAAATAATATATTCCTCTAAATTGCAGTTACTCAAACCAGAAGATAAATATTTATCAATATCCTCTTTTAAATAAAAAAATTTTGTGTTCCATACAGTATAAAATTTTACTTGTTTACTTTTTCTCAAACGAAATAGATTAGAGTTTGACATATTATATTTTTTTAGCAAAATGGATTGAGCGATATATTTATTCATAAAGTTATTAAATGAAAATTTATTCACAAATATACCCTCTAATTTACCAATAAAAGTTTCATATTCTAAAATTTCAACATTTTCTATTTTTAGTATATCAATAATATTATTTTCAATAATTTCCCTATTTTTAGTACCACTGTTAGTGCATAAAGAACTTACTTCAAAATACTTTTTAACTTCTTTAAAATTATAATACTTATCAAAAAGTTCAAGTATTGTTATTAAATAATTATCTAATGAGCCCTTATTTACTAATAATCTATGATTCTCTTCTTTTGTTATTAGACGACCAAGTTGTGATAAAAAAAGTATCTTTTCTTTCCTTAATCGTAAGGTCTTATATCTATTCCCTCTCTCTACTTGATGAACTGTTAACCACTTATCATTACTAACCTTTGAAATCGCAATCACTCCTTTTTATGAATATATGCCTCGATTTTTTCCAATGAATTATTTATTGATTTATATGTATTCTTATAATCTACATAGTCCATTGAACTTTTAGTATTTCTGTCGCCTCGAGCTATAGCTATTTGAGTAGATGTCATTCCCATATCAAATAATATATTTGTATAGATGCCTCTCCCTATATGAGTTCCCCAGTATGAATCAACAAATATATCATAGTCAGGATGGTTAATTTCACATAAATATTTTAAAAACTCAATTTTCACCTTTTTGAACCTTCGCTCATATACTTTTCCAGACATTGCATTACCGTTTTTATCTAAAAAGAGGGCATAATTATTTTTTATGATATTTTGTTTAATTTTTCTATCCAAGTCCTCTATATGATCCTTGTAAACTGTCCACAGTAAATCATTAGTGATTATAATTTGTTGAGATAAAGAATTGTTAAGATAATTAATTCTTTTTGGAAATTCGAATTTTGTATCTTTTAAATGATTAAACAGAATATTTCTATTATCCCTGATTTTAACATTTAAATTCCTTCTATATTCTACGTCCAAATCTGCTCTAGTTATATTAACTATTTCTCCTCTTCTTAATCCTCCGAAAAATTGCAGGCAAATTCCAAATGCAATTTCTGGTGCTACATTTCTTGCTATATTTATAAATACATTAACCAATCTATATCTATCTTCGCCAAAATCTTTTAGTTTTGGGATTCCAATTAAAGATACATTTGATGGATATCTCGTTTTTAAAGTTGGATCTTTAAAAATTGAATCAAATTTTGCTTTTCTTTCAGTATTACTTGTCTTAATTTTTTCATTTATTAGATTTAATTCAAGCAAATAAAGATAAAATTTATTTAGGTACCTATCGTATTGCATCACAGTATTCTTTTTTCTCCCAGTAATCGATAGATTAGTAAGGAATAAACTTCCATGCTTAATTGTTAAACCTTTCAAACCTGCCTTTTTTAGATTTATAAAATTCTTATTTCCTTTATTAATTTCATCAATACAATAATTTAAAAATCTGCATATAGAATTAGCTGCTGCTACTTGAGTATTAATAGTCAATCCCCTGTAACCATATATTGTTTTTATAAAAAGACTTAAAGGATGTGCTATCTCAATTCCAGTATTTATATTTTTTATACAAATAATTATAGATTTATATTTTATTACCTCATCATTAATTTTTTCTGTTATTTCCAATTCCTTTGTCATAAATTTGAATAGTTTTTTATTTATTACAACCATTTGAAGATTCACCCCTCACTTTTACAACTTTTACAGTAATTATAATACACAGTTAGAATAATCTAAATTCAATTCTTTTTCGCCCTTTCGCCCAAAAGTGTACCTATAATCCTGCAGCATATGTAACACCCGCTCGCTCGTTTACTTGAATTTGAAGTAAATTTGCTTGGCTGTTTTCTACAGGATCTTCTAAAGAAATCACATGTCGATTCAATTCTGTGGAACAGTAGTGGATTAAGGAATAAAGTGAAGTAGACTTGCCAGAGCCTGTTGCTCCCGTAAAAAATAGAAGACCTTGTCGGTTTTGTACTAGCTCCATGAGTTTGTGAGCTGCGCTTTTGGAAAAGCTTAGGGAAGTTAGTGGAAATGCATGATTTTGGAGAAGTAAACGAATAATTAAGCTCTCTTTTAAAAATACAGAAGGCAGTGTGGATACTCGAAACGAATACGAACTTTGCTCCATTGCTTTTTGAAAGGCGCCGCTTTGAGGTTTACGCCGCTCACTGATATCTAATTCTGCAAGAAATTTATAATAAGAGATCATTCTTTCTGCAAGTTCATTCGGTAGCTCACCAGCGTGGAGAAGTTTATCATATTTTCGAAAATAGATCCGATATTTTATGTTTCCTGGAACCAGCAATAAATCGGATGCTCCAAAATGATAGGCCTTTAGTAAAAGTTGCTCACATCTTTGTTCTACAACTGTTTCAAAACTCTGCATATATGCACCTCTCTTTTAGTTCATTCGAATAAGACCGCTTTATTCGTTATTTCCTAGTATAAGGAGGAACTTGCCACGAGAAAAGCCCTTTTCCGAAAATAAAAATTTGCAAGATAATTTTCTGCCAATAATGTTTTTTGCTATAAAAATGTGGATAAAGTGCAATTTTCCACTAAAAAAGAATATAAATACATGAAAAACTTAATATTTATGCCGAAATGAACTGTATCTTTTTCAATAATACAATATAATAGTATCAACATGATTATTTTCCTAACACTTGGTAGACGAACATAATTTTTATATTAAATTAAAGAGGTGAAGCTCATGATCCATCCATTAAAAATTACTAGTACACTAGCCGATGAAACAAGATACTCTATTTATGAGTACATATTGCAAGAGAAAAAAACAGTTACTGTACAACATATTGCTGATCAATTCGGTATCCATCCTAACGTTGCTCGACTTCATTTAACGAAGCTTTCAGAAATAAACATTATTACAGCTGACTATGTAAAAACAGGTAAAGGTGGCAGACCTGGACGTGTTTATAAAGCTTCAGAGAAAGGCGTTTCACTTACATTTCCAAGACGTGATGAAGATCGTTTATTAAAATGGACAATTCAATTAATTGAAGACTTTGGTCCATCTGCATTAACAAAGTGCCAGGAAATTAGCTACCAAGATGGCTACCAGCAAATGAAAAATTATATGAATGCTGATTTGACATTAAGTAATTCTCTTTCCTTCGATGAAAAACTTCAGCTATTAACGGACAATGCCGCTTTAATTGGCTATATTCCACAAATTCAACAAACTGAGCATGGAAAAAAAGTGATCTTCTCCATTTTCAATTGTCCATTCCAGGAGCAACTGACTGCCCATTCTGAAATTGTTTGTTCATTACATGAATCCTATTTAAAAGGACAATTAGATGCACTGTTTACGAACAATGAATTTGTGCAAATGGAAAGTATGATACATAATTGCGATTTATGTAAATATGAAATAAACGTGACAGAAATCGATCGCTAGATTAAAAATCCATTTGTTTGTCACAAACATGGAGAAGTTACAGTTTACAGACACCTTTCATATCATTTATAATGAGTAAGAGATTATTGTGTCGTGGGCAAAAGGAGGGGAAATTTCATGGATAATATGTATAAAGTTATGGCATTCTGGACAGGTATTTTTGCCGTTATGTTCTACCTTGGAGGTATGAACGAGGTATCGCTATTATTCTTAGGTAATACAGGTTTATTCTTATTATTAGGCTTCTTAAACCTTTCAGAACGTATGTACATGTACATTTTCGGAGCATATTTAACTGTATTCTTCGCTGGCTTCACGTACTATACAACATTCATTCACGTACCTGGTGGCGGTCATTAATACAAAGAAAATCGCGTATCTCACGATTGGTGAGATACGCTTTTTTATGTGCTAAGTGATAATTTTAGCTAATTCGCCATTTTTTTAAAATCCATTTAAAAAAGGATTTGTCTCCATTTCTGCACCTACAGTTGTATAATTACCGTGGCCAGGATAGATAATAGTATCCTCAGGTAGTGTCAACAGCTTATTATGGATAGATTCCAATAATATTTTGGTTGATCCACCCAATAGATCTGTACGTCCTACACCTTGTTCAAATAATGTATCTCCTACGATGGCAAAACCATCCTTTTCAAAGATATAGGATATACTACCAGGCGAATGCCCTGGTGTAAAAACAGCTTGAAAAACAAAATTACTCATTTCAAATTGCTGTTCTTCTTTGATGATTGTGTCTTGTGCTGGTGCAGCTACCCGATAATCTGGTAATGCAGCATATTTACTAGAGCCGTTCTTCGTTGGATCGGCTAGCCAACTAACTTCCTTTTCATGAATCCATACAGGAACGTCAAATACCTCACGCACAGCATCCACTGCCCCTATATGATCAAAATGGGCATGTGTTAAAAAGATAGCAAGAGGTTTTAAGCCGTTGCTACGGATTGTTTTAATTAGACGCTCCGCTTCCTCACCTGGATCAAATACGATACATTCTTTTTCTTTATTCGATACGATATAGCAATTCGTTTGGACGGGACCAAGAGAATAACTTCGTACGTTCATCATAGTTATCACCTCAACTTCCTATTATACAGGCTTTGCCACAATTTGACGATAAATGTTCATAGTTTGCGCTATTTTAGTTCTCGACAAAAACAAGTAGAACGTTTACAATTAAGGAGGAATATTGTTTGCGACATTCATTTTCTGATGTCGAAAGGAGTGTCTATTTTTAATGAACTTATTAATGGTTATTTTTGGTCTAGTAGCGATTTTAGCTGTAGTTGGTACATTCCAAGCAATTAAAGAAAAGAACCTATTAAGCGTTGTTTTCAACTTATTAAGTGCTGCTGTATTCGGATGGTTCGTCATCATGACGATTGTTAACAGCGGTTACCCACCAAAATTACACTAAAATTCAGACAAAAAAAGAGCAGTCTCCTCGGAGATTGCTCTTTTTTTGTTTATCATTACTTATTAAATTGAAGGAATCGTTTCTTGCCAATTTGTAGGACATCACCATTCATCAATACTTGTGATAGATCATCAATTGCTATTTTTTCTCCATTCAAGGATACACCATTTTGCTTGATTAACCGCAAAAACTCACTCTTACTCTGAATAAAGCCCATTGCCACTAGTTGTGGCATAATATCCACGATTCTTTCCTTATCAATTTCTAAGAGCAGTAGAGGAATGTTTTTTGGTATTTCCTTTCTTTGAAATGCTGCATCAAAATAAGATTTTGCTTCCTCCATTGCTGTAGCTCCATGGTATAAATTCGTAATAATTTCTGCTAATTGAAATTTCAGATCACGGGGATTCTCTCCCATTTGTAGTCTATCTTGAATAGCCTGCACTTGTAGTGGATGTTCATCTGTTGCTAATTCAAAATATTTGATAATTAAAGTATCTGGTATTTCCATCACCTTTTTAAACATAATCTCAGGTGCTTCATTGACACCAATATAATTGCCTAAGCTTTTACTCATTTTTTCAATGCCATCTAATCCCTCGAGTAATGGCATAAAAATAGCAATTTGTTTTTCTAACCCTCGATGCTTTTGTAAAGTGCGTCCCATTAGAATATTGAACGTCTGGTCTGTTCCACCTAACTCTATATCAGCCTCTAGCTCTACCGAATCATATGCTTGCATAAGTGGGTAGAAAAACTCATGAATGCCAATTGGGATTTGCTGATGGTAACGTTTCTGAAAATCTTCGCGCTCTAAAAGTCGAGCAACAGATGTCGTGGCTGCCAGCTGAATGACTTCTTCAAATGACAGCTTTGCTAACCATTCACTATTAAAACGAACCGTTGTCTTGTTCTCATCTAGCACTTTAAAAATTTGCTCACAATATGTTTGGGCGTTTTTCTTCACTGTATCATCATTTAAGGCTGTTCGCCCCTTTGCTTTACCTGTAGGATCGCCAATTCGTCCTGTAAAATCACCGATAACAATAACTGCATGATGCCCTAAATCTTGCATTTGCTTGATTTTCCGTAGAACGACTGCATGACCTAAATGAATATCTGGTGCAGATGGATCGAGCCCTAGCTTAATTGTTAAAGGTCGCTGATTTTTATACGATCGCTCTAATTTTTCAAGTAAATCTTGCTCATCAACAATTTTGTTAGCACCCTTCTTGATAATCGCTATTTGCTCCTTTGGTGTTAAAAACATACGAAACATCTCCTTGTAATATTAAATATTAATATTGCAAGTTCTATAAGAGTTAATGGATTACCGACTGTTGTAAAGGCTTTAATAACTTCTGTACACGTTTCTGCTTAGAAGGCATAAAAAAACGCCTTTAGGAAATTCCTAAAGGACGTAGATAAACGTGTTACCACCTTTTTTCAAGAGCTATTCACATAGCCCTCCTCAACAAGTACAGCCGTAGCGATACTTTTGCAATGATTACGGATGCAACCCCGTCGTAGCCTACTAAAGTTTCGGTACGCAGCTCCAAGATGTATTCACTTTAATATCCCTTGCGCCTCTCAACAACCGGCTACTCTCTGTCAGTTCCATTAAAGTTACTCGTTCTTTTCCATGCCTTTCACTCTTATACTCCGAAATGCGAAAAACAAATCTTCGTTATGCAGATATTTAAAATTATTATAATCGTATTTTTCTATTTGTCAATAAAAAGAGAGGTCCAATAAAGTGTTTTCACTTTACATAGCAATGTAAAACAAAGGAAATCTATAAATTTTATGAAAGGTGTTTTCTTTAGCATAAGATTCACAAATTATATGAATGGTTGTCGTGACTAATTCCTTCTCCATATTTAAAATAGAAGCCAATGGTCTTTTAAAAACAATATAAAAAGAGAGATCCCTATACGAGATCTCTCTTTGATTATTTAACTGACTCCTGCTTTAAATTACCTGTTTTTTCATCATAGAATCGTAGCAAGTCTCCATTGATGATAGCATCGGAATTTTCCAGCTCCATTGTTGCACGATCAGCATAAGACTGACATGGCTCACCCTCTATTTCTTCACCAGTTGCTTTGTCATAGCAAGCTTCACCAGCATAGACGTATTTATCTGTAATAAAGCGTCCATCACGGAAGACTACAAAGTCCTCATGCTCTGGAGAGAATAAATCTGCACCCATTTGCATATCTTTTGACGTTTCAACGCCAAGAAGGTGTAAGATCGTTGGACGTAAATCCATTTGTCCTGAAATCTCTGTCATTTCTTTTCCATCGCCAGCTCCTGGGATGTGGATGAATAAAGGTACTTCTTGAAGCATGGCATTATCCATTGGTGTAATTTGATCTTTACCTAAATATTGTGCCATTGCTTTATTATGGTTCTCAGAAATACCATAGTGATCCCCATACATCACGATAATAGAGTTATCATAGACACCTTGATCTTTTAACTGTTGGAAGAAGTCTTTTAAAGCTTCATCCATGTAACGTACTGTTTGGAAGTAACGATTTAATGTACCTGAATTTGAATCATATTCAGGAATCATAATATCTTCTGGGTCCAATGTAAATGGATAATGGTTCGTTAATGTAATAAGTCTAGAGTAGAATGGCTGTGGCATATCTTTCATTAAAGCAGCTGATTGCTCTAAGAATGGAACATCTTTCATCCCCCAGTTTACAGCTTGCCCCTCTTCCACAGTATATGAATCTATATCGTAGAATTTATTAATTTTTAACGATTGATACATCATGTCACGGTTCCAGAATGATTTATTATTAGGGTGCATGACATTTGTAAAGTATCCATTTTCTCCAAGGCGTTCAGCCATTGAATTATACGTATTTCCACCATGCGTGAAGAATACAGCACCTCGACCTAATCCAAACAATGAGTTTTCAACAATAAACTCAGAGTCAGATGTTTTTCCTAGACCTGTTTGATGATAGAAGTTGCTGAAATAATACGTATCTTTATCTTTTGTTAAAGAGTTTAAGAATGGCGTGATTTCATGACCATTCATGTCATTATTGATGACAAAGTTTTGTAAAGACTCCATCGACACAACAATTAAGTTACGACCTTTATATTTCCCAAACATCTCTGGATTCACAGCAGCCTGATTAGAGCGTATATAGTTATTCACTTCTACTAGCTCACTACCATCGGCTAACGCACGTTGCGCAGATGATTTAGATTGAATATAAATGTCATACAAGTGGTAATTGTACGTACCAATGTTTTTTACTAATAATTCGCGGTCAAAACTACGTGTTAGTAATTGCGGACGCTCAGTTTCTGCTAATCCTAGGTTTAAGAATGTCATTGCTATCGCTAGCACAAAGAATGCACGACGGAACTCAACATTCACTTTAAATACTTCTTTCATTTTCGGTAAAAATTTATTCGCTAAGATTAAAATAACGACATCAACGAAATATAATACATCCCAAGGCTCCACTATCGCTGCTACTGATGTTCCTAAGTCACTAAAGTTACTTGTTTGGAATAATACTGGTAGCGTAATAAAATCATTGTAGAATCGATAGAACGCTACATTTCCGTATAAGACTATGGACAAAATAACACTGACCGTAATCAAATAACGATTTCTAGCTTTTGCTGATTTAAAGAATAGTGATAAACCATACGTAAATAGCAAGAAGCTTAGTGGATTAATAAATAAAATAAATTGTTGCATTGCATTTTCAAGTTTCATTTCAAAGCTTGTGTGGTAAACAATGACCGTTTTGATCCAAGTTGCTATAATTGCTAGTATCATAAATGAATGTTTAGGCCACTTTATTGATTTCATTCCTAACATCCTCCCTACTTCCTTACAAAAAAAATAATAATTTTTTACATTTTGTTACTGAAACAAAATATATCTTAATCCTTTTTTAACAGATAATCAACACATATCTTATGGAAAATTTTTTCTCCTCGCTCTTTCTATGCACTAGATATCTATATATACGTTTTGCAATGTAAAAAGTTTCGTAAAAACATAAAAACAGCGGAAACCCACTGTTTTTAAGAATATTACATACATGTTACATTAATTTTACAATACCCAATTACATTATATTTCAAACATTACTTTTTATGCTCTTCCATACGAAGTCTTGTTGTTTCTTGTCGAATTAGTAGCAAGGCCATTTGATAATCTTTTATGTCTAGTACATTTGCTTTATAGAGTTCACGTATTTCATCCTCCATTAACATCAAATCGCCAATTGGATCACGTGTATAAATATAAGTACCATATGTTTTCAAGAGTTCATAAATATCTAACATTTTATCCATTTTCGTTCGCTCCTCGTTGTGCAAGACAGTCAATACGTTTTGTGGGTGTCACAATGATATCTACTGGGCAATCATGTGCTTCGGTAGGAACGCAATCAATGATTTGTTCATCAAAGAGCAGCGACATCAGCTTACCCTTATTATAGTTTAATACATAGCGGTCATAATAACCACCGCCATAGCCGATTCGATAGCCATCTCGATCAAAAACAACGCCTGGTACTACAATGATATCCATCTCATTTGCGTCAACAAACTCACATCTTGCTGGAATGGGCTCACGCAAATGCATATATACAGTTTCAAGCTGGGCAAATGATTCAATGGCGTAAAATGACATTTCTCTTGTTTTTGGGTGACATTTAGGAACTGCGATCTTTTTACCTAGTGCCCATAACTCCTCAATCAAAAGAATCGTGTCGACTTCTGGCTTATTTGAAATGGTCATGCCAATTGTATTTGCTTCTATTATATATGGTTCCTGTAGCACCTTTTTTAAAACAGCTAATGATTGACGCTGATAGTCTGCATCCGTCATAGTGGCAAGGGCTTGGCGTACCGTGTTTCGTAAAGTTGTTTTATCCATCTAGGCTACCTCCTCTATCGTAAAACTTCATATCCTCTTGGAGTCGTTACATCGAAATGATGTCATAAAATGTAGAAAGCCAAAACCACTTGTGGTTTTGGCTTAATGAGCGATTACTTAGTTTCACGGTGAAGAGTGTATTTCTTCTCGCGAGAGCAATATTTTTTAAGTTCAAGACGCTCTGGATTGTTACGCTTGTTCTTTTTAGAAATGTAGTTACGTTCGCCGCAATCTGTGCAAGCTAAAGTAATGTTTACGCGCATCATTAACCCTCCCACTCTATATCAAGAATTTAAATTTGAGCATGATTTATACGACTAACCTATTATAACATAAACTGAAAAAAAATCTACCTTCATTTCATATTAAGTTTGCATATGGTAAAATATCTTATAATTACATACTACATTGAGGTGAAACTATTGGATTTATCCATCGTATTAATGAGTATCGGGATTTTTCTGATCATCGTTTCGTTCTTTTTCAAAAATAGCTCGAAAAAAATCGAACAAGATGTCGAAGAATTATCTATCTCCATCTTCCAAGAAACAAATAATTTAAAACGTCGCCTAAAAATTGTTGAGGAAGAACTTTTATTAGAGCCTGAGTTCCAAGTGAAATCAAAATCAAGTATACACCCAAAAGGACAAAATCCTAAAGTACAACAAGTCATGCAAGCCGTTCAACAGGCTGCGCAGGCTTCAAAAGTTGGACAAACAACAGCACAAGCAAAACCCATTCATCAAATTATCGTTAGTCAGGTACTGGAATTAAATAAACAGGGTCTTTCGGTAGCAGATATCAGTATTCGCTCAAATTTAACAGAAGAGCAAGTTCGGCAAGTGATTGCAAACGGGGGGCGTTGATTGATGAATAAGTCTGCCATCCGTGCAT encodes:
- a CDS encoding site-specific integrase; this encodes MVVINKKLFKFMTKELEITEKINDEVIKYKSIIICIKNINTGIEIAHPLSLFIKTIYGYRGLTINTQVAAANSICRFLNYCIDEINKGNKNFINLKKAGLKGLTIKHGSLFLTNLSITGRKKNTVMQYDRYLNKFYLYLLELNLINEKIKTSNTERKAKFDSIFKDPTLKTRYPSNVSLIGIPKLKDFGEDRYRLVNVFINIARNVAPEIAFGICLQFFGGLRRGEIVNITRADLDVEYRRNLNVKIRDNRNILFNHLKDTKFEFPKRINYLNNSLSQQIIITNDLLWTVYKDHIEDLDRKIKQNIIKNNYALFLDKNGNAMSGKVYERRFKKVKIEFLKYLCEINHPDYDIFVDSYWGTHIGRGIYTNILFDMGMTSTQIAIARGDRNTKSSMDYVDYKNTYKSINNSLEKIEAYIHKKE
- a CDS encoding ATPase, T2SS/T4P/T4SS family codes for the protein MQSFETVVEQRCEQLLLKAYHFGASDLLLVPGNIKYRIYFRKYDKLLHAGELPNELAERMISYYKFLAELDISERRKPQSGAFQKAMEQSSYSFRVSTLPSVFLKESLIIRLLLQNHAFPLTSLSFSKSAAHKLMELVQNRQGLLFFTGATGSGKSTSLYSLIHYCSTELNRHVISLEDPVENSQANLLQIQVNERAGVTYAAGL
- a CDS encoding helix-turn-helix transcriptional regulator, producing MIHPLKITSTLADETRYSIYEYILQEKKTVTVQHIADQFGIHPNVARLHLTKLSEINIITADYVKTGKGGRPGRVYKASEKGVSLTFPRRDEDRLLKWTIQLIEDFGPSALTKCQEISYQDGYQQMKNYMNADLTLSNSLSFDEKLQLLTDNAALIGYIPQIQQTEHGKKVIFSIFNCPFQEQLTAHSEIVCSLHESYLKGQLDALFTNNEFVQMESMIHNCDLCKYEINVTEIDR
- a CDS encoding DUF2626 family protein; its protein translation is MDNMYKVMAFWTGIFAVMFYLGGMNEVSLLFLGNTGLFLLLGFLNLSERMYMYIFGAYLTVFFAGFTYYTTFIHVPGGGH
- a CDS encoding MBL fold metallo-hydrolase; translated protein: MMNVRSYSLGPVQTNCYIVSNKEKECIVFDPGEEAERLIKTIRSNGLKPLAIFLTHAHFDHIGAVDAVREVFDVPVWIHEKEVSWLADPTKNGSSKYAALPDYRVAAPAQDTIIKEEQQFEMSNFVFQAVFTPGHSPGSISYIFEKDGFAIVGDTLFEQGVGRTDLLGGSTKILLESIHNKLLTLPEDTIIYPGHGNYTTVGAEMETNPFLNGF
- a CDS encoding DUF2759 domain-containing protein; the encoded protein is MNLLMVIFGLVAILAVVGTFQAIKEKNLLSVVFNLLSAAVFGWFVIMTIVNSGYPPKLH
- the tyrS gene encoding tyrosine--tRNA ligase, whose translation is MFLTPKEQIAIIKKGANKIVDEQDLLEKLERSYKNQRPLTIKLGLDPSAPDIHLGHAVVLRKIKQMQDLGHHAVIVIGDFTGRIGDPTGKAKGRTALNDDTVKKNAQTYCEQIFKVLDENKTTVRFNSEWLAKLSFEEVIQLAATTSVARLLEREDFQKRYHQQIPIGIHEFFYPLMQAYDSVELEADIELGGTDQTFNILMGRTLQKHRGLEKQIAIFMPLLEGLDGIEKMSKSLGNYIGVNEAPEIMFKKVMEIPDTLIIKYFELATDEHPLQVQAIQDRLQMGENPRDLKFQLAEIITNLYHGATAMEEAKSYFDAAFQRKEIPKNIPLLLLEIDKERIVDIMPQLVAMGFIQSKSEFLRLIKQNGVSLNGEKIAIDDLSQVLMNGDVLQIGKKRFLQFNK
- a CDS encoding LTA synthase family protein, giving the protein MKSIKWPKHSFMILAIIATWIKTVIVYHTSFEMKLENAMQQFILFINPLSFLLFTYGLSLFFKSAKARNRYLITVSVILSIVLYGNVAFYRFYNDFITLPVLFQTSNFSDLGTSVAAIVEPWDVLYFVDVVILILANKFLPKMKEVFKVNVEFRRAFFVLAIAMTFLNLGLAETERPQLLTRSFDRELLVKNIGTYNYHLYDIYIQSKSSAQRALADGSELVEVNNYIRSNQAAVNPEMFGKYKGRNLIVVSMESLQNFVINNDMNGHEITPFLNSLTKDKDTYYFSNFYHQTGLGKTSDSEFIVENSLFGLGRGAVFFTHGGNTYNSMAERLGENGYFTNVMHPNNKSFWNRDMMYQSLKINKFYDIDSYTVEEGQAVNWGMKDVPFLEQSAALMKDMPQPFYSRLITLTNHYPFTLDPEDIMIPEYDSNSGTLNRYFQTVRYMDEALKDFFQQLKDQGVYDNSIIVMYGDHYGISENHNKAMAQYLGKDQITPMDNAMLQEVPLFIHIPGAGDGKEMTEISGQMDLRPTILHLLGVETSKDMQMGADLFSPEHEDFVVFRDGRFITDKYVYAGEACYDKATGEEIEGEPCQSYADRATMELENSDAIINGDLLRFYDEKTGNLKQESVK
- a CDS encoding YqgQ family protein; the protein is MDKMLDIYELLKTYGTYIYTRDPIGDLMLMEDEIRELYKANVLDIKDYQMALLLIRQETTRLRMEEHKK
- a CDS encoding 5-formyltetrahydrofolate cyclo-ligase, with translation MDKTTLRNTVRQALATMTDADYQRQSLAVLKKVLQEPYIIEANTIGMTISNKPEVDTILLIEELWALGKKIAVPKCHPKTREMSFYAIESFAQLETVYMHLREPIPARCEFVDANEMDIIVVPGVVFDRDGYRIGYGGGYYDRYVLNYNKGKLMSLLFDEQIIDCVPTEAHDCPVDIIVTPTKRIDCLAQRGANENG
- the rpmG gene encoding 50S ribosomal protein L33; translated protein: MRVNITLACTDCGERNYISKKNKRNNPERLELKKYCSREKKYTLHRETK